The genomic interval CATCAATGCAAATTGATAAGACCTAACCATTTGATCCTTGTCCTTCTCCGTCGCAATTAATTGATATTTCTTGTGTTGCATTGGTGTTATAGAACTACACCTTCATCATGTACGGAGAGCTGCCAAAAAAATGCTTACTCCAGGAAACTAAAGAGAACTCCACAACTGCAATTAGGAATTCTTCCTTATTTTTCCAATTCCCTAAGAATCAAACTAATTTTAGAATACTTCATAACTCTGTGACAGAGTCTGTTGATTGGCTTAGGTTCAGTCTTGTATGGAGTAGCAAAGAGAGCCCATAAGACTTGATAATGGAATTCCAATAATTGTTTGGTGCCTTCTAATTTCCGAATTTGGTGAGACTTCTTATTGGAGTTGAAAGGGATTTTGAAATTGTAGATGCATGTAATTTCCTTTTGTATTGGAGGAATTCATACTTGCCTTAAGAAGATAGAAGGCTGGAAGAAGAGGAGGTGGAATTTGATCAGGACGGAGTTCAACAGCTGGGTGAAGTTGGAAAGGGTTTGGTGCATTCAAATTTGGGTTTTGGGATgtacaaaatttatattttacatgAATACATGATGGAGAGTAAAATTGGCATTATAATTTGTGTCACTTCAAGGACTACTACAGTTTTGGCTTTAGGCTTTTAGGATTAGTTTAATTGCATGCAGTACAACTTACATGATCTACATGAAAGCAATCATAATTCATTAACATAATCAAACAATATTAAATATCTGGGTAAGAGGGATTTCTAGATGTTTACCTAGCCTATATCCACTCTCTAAAGCTTGTTTGGGACTTTGGATATTCTACTATTGGATAAATCAAGGATGTGCAGACAAATGCAAGATTCACAATCTCTTCTCTTAGAATCACCAACATGAGAAACACAAAGTAACTGGCTTCTTGATCCATTGAACTCAAAGAGAAACTCTCTTCAATAAAATAACACTTTTCCTCATACACAATTTATGCAGAATCAATAATTTGGAAAGAGGAAGAGAGATAAAGAACTAGAATTTACTGAAGCACTGTTGTGAATACTCAGAGGCAGTTCTCATGTTGTGTTCATGGTTTTTTAGTTCATTAAATGAATTTATTATGCTCCTaaacatttttctattttttttttctctagaaACCAACTTCTTTTCAAAAAAGAGTTGATGTAGTCCCCCAAAAGctaatgttaaagcttgatatgcattgttggcccacaacctaacaaattaagcttttaggtaaagtggtaatctgacatggtatcagagctagttactaggaggtcctgggTACTAGTATTGTTGCCCGcgtttattatgtggtgtttaaaaaaagtTATTATATTCCCTttaatgggtgttatctatcgTGTGTATTGCTCTATATGCTATTAGGCTACATGTGCGaaggagtgttaaagcttgatatacattgttggcctacaatctaacagcttaagcttttaggtaaagtggtaatctaatagcTAAAATTGCCGTTGGAGCTAGAACTAGCCCAAGAACTAGGGCAACATGTTTTTGAGGCTACAATGGCTTGAACATGCCTTTGAGTTTACCTTATGAATTTTGTTTGTGCAATCTTGTAACAAAGAAAAAGGATAGACAACTAATAAGTATGATCACATGATAATAGGGAACTTcgcttgtgatgcacttaatgtcttaATCTTTTCCCACATAGCGGTCCGaagcccgggtaaaggaggaggaTTGCATTAGGTAGATGACAGTCAGTGTAAAATTtttcagatcactatgatatgaatccttaccgaatatgtGTTGGGGCATCCCTTACGGGCAATGCGTTGATTAATGAAACCATGCTAAAGGATTAGATGAGATATTGTGGATTAAAATAATCCTGAAAGACATGCGATCAATGGAACCATGAAGCTTTACCGTGACAATAAGTCAACAATCTCATTAGCTCACAATCCGGTACTACAtgaaagaactaaacatattgagattgatAGACACTTCATTAGAGAGTAAATTGAGTCTGGAGAAGTGTGTATGCCATATATCCCTACAGCTCAAGATCTGTTTACTAAAGGGTTAGACACGAAGACTTATGAAGCTTTGGTGGACAAGCTTGGAATGATTGACATTTATTtgctagcttgagggggagtgttgaagaTCTGCCGCATATGGAAAGCTACCATTCTCGGCAACTCTAAAAGCAGTAGTATGTAATCAAATTATACACAACGCAATACAAAAAGTCATATGTTAGTTTTTTCTACTAAGAGAAATGAAGGTCTCAAAaattcaatttggttttatgcttgggagatctactacaaaagctatatatcttttaagaagattaatggaaaagtttaggaaaaagaagagggatttacatataatatttattgacttagagaaaacgTATGATAAGGTACCCAGAGAAGCTCtataatgtgttttttttttgaaaaaggtgtatgtagtaggtatattgatgtcataaggatatgtacaatagagtaatgactagtgtaagaactatacgtggagagactagagaatttccaattacaataggtgtatatcaaggatctgctttgagctcttatctttttgctttagtggtCAATCAActgactaggagtatccaaaatgaggttccatggtgtatgttgtttgcagatgatattgtattgattgatgaaactaggggtggagtagaggctaagttagaattaagaagagaaactttagaatctagaggctttatgacaagtagaaataagaaagaatatatgaaatgtaatttcaataataggaggaggaatattggagacaaagttaaaattGATGATAAGAAATAAATAGTACTAGTAGaattcaataccttggatctattatgcaagctaaaggagaaattgaagagaatgtaatgcatagagttaaagcaggttgggtaaaatggagaagtgcttcaagtgctCTTTGTGATTGAAGAATACCtataaaattaaaagggaagttttataggatgactaTAAAACCAGCTATGCTacatggatcagaatgttgggtgactaagaaacaacatatccaaaaagtaaaagttgccgagatgggAATGCTTGATGAGTGGTATAAgtgtataacattgaaagataaattaataaataaacatatttgataaattaataaataaacatatttgtggtaaTTTAGGCGTAGCTCccgtagaagataagataaggaagggacgactcagatggtttgggcacttgcactgtaggccacatagtgcactagtaacaggcaatagaaggggtaggggtagacctaaaataacttcgaattagatagtgaataaggatttctaaatttgtcgaaagaaattgtctatgatcgcataaattggcggaaaatgattgaTGTAACCGAtctcacctagtgggacttaaggttttgttgttgttgttgttgtacatgATAATAGGAGCTTaaataaattttctagttagAGACAAGAAGATCATCTTCCCATCTTTTAGATAATGCAAGAAAGAGATTTAAAAGATTTCCTAAAAGAGATAATGTAATGCTGAAATGGTTTTATCTTGAAATATCTTCAATTAGAAATTATACAGACTTTCTACTGGAATTTATCTTAGCATGGATACTAAAAAGAAAAGTCAGTTTACATTAAATGATTAaatcaaaaaattgagaaatattCAATTCAGCTCCTAAAATGCATGGGgcatgtttaaaatatttttggcaagATATGTCAACTCAAAGGTGTCcaagaaaatgaataaatttaacATTCAATGTTCTATAGttaaaaaaacaataatatttatttttccattatttttcagAATTATCCTACAAATaaatcccaaaaataattattctcCAAATGTTTTTATAAGAATTATTTTCCAAATAATAACTTAATTATGGTGAgaaattaaattaatatgtgaataTAAAGATGATAATTCATATTTCGTACAACAAAAATGAAATGAGGCGTGAATGTACGTAGTATGCATGCATGTCTACCTCACATAGAAATGAGCAACTGCCTCGTGCATTCTCAAGGAACCTGTGAAAAGCTGAATCACATGCAGGGTGATAATATTCTTCCTGAACATTCTTTTGAGGTTCACAATTGCACTAGAATCATTCTGAGGGTTCTGAAATCAATGATCTAGCTATACAAGCTCCACAAACCATTATGTCATGAATATCCAAATCATGAAATTATTCAAATAATGTTTTGTCATCATCACAATCTTTTGTATAGACTTATTTCTTCTGCATTCTATGATGACAACTTTTGCTAGTCACTTGATGTAAACAATGTCTTTTtttaaagtaaatttttttttttttaactgggCTTTTCTAATGTAAAATTGGTTTCTTAATTTCTTTGTTTAAATTTCTATTTATTTGTTATCGTCTTTCATCTAGAACTACAGTAGCTAGTTAAATACACATTCTTTTGTTCATAAGCATACAATAAAACTCAACACATTTTATTTGGGTCTATCTTAAGATGCAATTTACGTAAGACTCGTACTTCTTCTTTTAAACATGCAAGTAAACTCAACATATTTTATTTGTGTCAATCTTAAGTTGAAAAATTTCTTAATTAGAGACATTCAATTTTTCATTGGAGCCATTCTGTTATACTGATGTCTTGCTATTGGGCTGCCATATGTCATGAATGccaagatttatttatttgcaAGTTGAGAAAGCTGCAAGGCTGTCTTTAATGCAAAATCGCAAATCTAGGAACCATATAATTTTGATGGGGGAGGATGTAAGAATAAGGATTTTAAAGCAatcattttcttttgaaatgaAAGAATATACAACAAGAAATTTGTTTGAACACAAACAGATTCATATTTATGGCTGGCTCCTTTGTGGTGGTGTGCAATTTTAGAGGTTTTGGCTGGCTCTCTTGACTTAGTCTTGGGTTTCTATTTTTATTAGCGCTTTTTTTTTTGAGGATTCCTCATCCTCTTTGTAGATTCTTCTTcctcaaaaaattattttttttaaaaaaaatttgtggtCAATTATTATGAGCAAATTTGTAGTTAAGGAATGAAACCTTATTCAATGGAGCTGCCATCTAGTTACACCCTTTTTTACAGAAAAAGAAGATGGATACAAAAGAAATATAATTGACAATCAGAAAATTTTCTTTGCAACCCTTGCTCTTTATGTGCACCTTTTTATTCTGACTAGTGCCTCACATGTTTAGAACTGGACACTGGTTTTTTTTAGGTGGTGTAGGAAGACTTCAGTCTAATTGTGCTTGAATGACTTGCTTAAAGTTCAGCATGGTGTATGAGATTTCACCGACAGTCACCTAGGAAAGCTAGGTCAGGTATCATGCACTCATCATGGAGATCAGTGAAAGGTGATTTTCACTTTTTCTCACAGCTATTTTTTCAGTGATATCTGCCAGGCTGCGCATGCATggatctgttttttttttttttcattttcattgattATCTGTGTTGTCTAAAATTGTTTTGTATTCTTCAATTTTCAGGTTTGAAGAGAAGGTTTTCTGGAATGGAGATGTATATCTTGGTAGTTTTAGGGGATTGCTTCCCCATAGCAAGGGGAAATATACATGGTCAGATGGAACAGTATATGATGGTGATTGGGAGGAAGGGAAAATGACAGGGAAAGGACAGATTTTTTGGTCATCAGGAGCCACATATGAGGGTGATTTCTCAGGGGGTTATCTTCATGGTTCTGGCACATATACTAAATCTGATGGGTCTAATTACAGAGGGGTCTGGCGGATGAACATTCAGCATGGGTTTGGAAGGAAGCAGTATAGTAATTCAGATGTATATGAAGGTTCATGGAAAGAGGGAGTATTTGAAGGCAGTGGTAGGTATGATTGGAGTACAGGAAATACTTACATTGGGAATTGGAAATCTGGTAAAATGTGTGGTAGAGGGGTTATGAAATGGGCTAATGGTGATCTTTATGATGGCTTTTGGTTGGACGGGTTTAGACATGGCTCAGGCTTTTACAGATTTGCTGATGGTGCTTATTATTTTGGAACATGGACTAGAGACCTAAAGGATGGACCAGGAACATTCTATCCTGCTGGAACTAAGCACCCATCTTTAACAACTTGGTCTAGCTCTGTAGGATATGATGTTAAGAGAAGAAAGGCACTGTCCCATAGTTCATCATTGAATTTGGGGGAGAGCAGGGCTCCAAAGCCAAGCGTTAAGCGCAGTTTTTCTGAGAAATTTTCTATTGGTGGGTTGTTAAGAAGTTCTGGACGAATTTCTCATGGATCTACATCTGTAAATGAAGATTGGAGACACTGTGAATCTGCGAGAGAATTTTCATCACATGACACCTCTTGCATGTTATCTCAAATATCTAATGGAGATCAATATGAGAGTCAGGATAATAGTTCTTTAGTGTATGAAAGGGAATACATGCAAGGAGTTTTGATCAAAGAGAAGGTTAGGAATAATGTGAAAGTATCACACAAAAGTAAGCAGCAAAGTAAATTTCACGTGAGAAAAGCAGGAAATGGGTCGTGTTTTGACATTTTTGGACACCATCAGAGTTATTATTTGATGCTTAATCTGCAACTTGGTATCAGGTAGACATTTTTCTTGTGTCTCCTTCCTTGTATCATTCTTGTTTATAAAATTTCTTGTGGCAATAGAAAGTACTGTTGTAACTGATAAAGCATGGTTGTTGTTGCTGTCGTTTGACTAATTCACATTTATCTTGTGATTGCCGATCTGTACAAGCATATTCTTAGGCGTATTTAGAACTTCTGTCAAAAGTGTACGCTAGCATCTAACGCTTTATTACGTGTGTATCCCTTCGCATTGAACCCATGGCTGTcatttttgttttgtatttttacacatttgtttgcataaattggtggaaaatgattcatatagccaaccccacctagtgggacttaaggcttggttttgttgttgttttttttttatgtctgtttgtttgttttttcgtttgttttgttttgttttgttttttttttgtcaaaacttgatatacattgttggcccacaagtATCAGAGATTCAGaactggttaccaggaggtcttgggttctagtcttgttggcTGCATTTatatgtggtgtttaaaaattattgtatcCTGCAGGGCATTATTTATCGTTTGTTTACCTCTCCATGGTCTGAATGTGTGTACATTGTTTGCCCACAGCCTAacaagcttaagcttttaagtgGTTGtctaatgttattatttttataattttaaataacaaCAACACTAACAACAATACAAGTTAGGAAtcatttggtatcactgtcaaaaattataaaaactaaaactgatattgaaaactaaaaatctaggaacagaaactaaaaatttaaaattggaacttgtttggttaatatttctatAACAACTTAAAAActtaattgagcaaatgatcATATttatccttgaatcaaataaaatttaaaaagatatgattaaaataataaaagtacaaaaCAATGCAGATTAAAAAACATTATAATTCGATGAGGAGGGTGATATGATTAGTGATTCTGATTGCAAGGAAGGGCTACTCATAGATGAGTTTTGTAAATAACTTGGCTACGGAAAAAATCATTTTGATTTTGTGGGGCTCATTTGTTGCAGTCTTTACGTTCGATGGAGGGTAGAGGGAGTTCTTGGTTTGAGGAATGTTGTATTAGAGGAGGTAGAAGACAAGTTTTAGCAGAATGAGACCAGTACTGATTTCATGTTTCGTATTCAACATATGCtggatagaaaagttatgcagttAGCTGATTCAGAAGGAAAGGAAGTCTGCTTGGATGGTGGCATAATTAAGTCTTGGAAGGGGCAACAGGAATTGGCTCATTTGCAGTGTTCCATCAATTGCGATGAGAAAGGACTGAAAAGAGGTTTTCTTAGGTAGTGTTTTGTTTAGGATTAGATATGGTTTTGAACAGTGGGTAATAGTGGTTCAGATTGTGGGCAATTATGGTTTGGGTGGTCTTTtatctttgtttttattttcgtTGAGGAgtcctttttctctctttcttgtatcttctctctcttttaatatatgttcttttattatttaaaaattattataataaaaataaaaaataattctaatTATTTTTCCTTGCAAGAACAATCTAATTGTACTTGAAAGTTGGAAAAATAGTAAAGATATTTTTTAAATTGCTTTTAtcataattataatattattttttttaaaaaaatttaacagatatttttattttaattgttatgTTAAATACATATAaccatttaattttaattttaactaatattatgtataaaatgaatgataaTCCACATAAGTTAATTCTAAATATCAAAGTATCTTGGCAAACAGATTGCCAAAAcacctaaaaaccataaaatctaattttcagtttttttttgaGAATGCCGGAAACTGAcaataaaagcaaaaaaatacAGAACGAAAATAGAAAACATAAAGAATACAAAATAAACCTTTATATACCCAACTATTAGTTTGGCTACATTAATTCTTCTCTATTCAGCTTGACATAgggtttcattttttttaataaaatgatatttattaaatattttcagTACCTCTAGCCGTGGTGGTGCATCTGCTTTTAGTGCTTCTTGATTTGTTATCCTTGTTGCTCACACCAGCTTAATTCACTTCTCAGTGCAACTATTGGTATTTGTTGCACGTGTTCAAACCATCTTAATGTTGTTGTGGGTGTCAATATCATTGCCGATATGTTGTTCACGTGATCACCTCAAATGAACTGCACCATAATCATTTGCACTTAAACAAGCTGGTAACTGCCAAATAGGAACAATTCTTGTTGCATAGGTCAAAATAAATACATGAAACTTGACATGAATCATCTCAATTAGATAGATTTTATTGAAATAAATACAAACTAAATTATCACTCTTAAGTTAGACATAGAATATAATTTGGCCGTGTTATGATGTCAATTGTCTCCATTTGGTTGAGCTCTTGCATTAGTTTAGTGCTACTTCATTCCCATCTGTTGTACAATCCTGCTGGTTTTTTCTCTGGCTTTCATACTCTTAATAAATATATCTAATTTAAAGTTCACAGGTACACTGTTGGCAAGATCACACCAGTGCCTATGCGTGAGGTCCGATCTTCTGATTTTGGCGATCGAGCTAGAATAAGGATGTATTTCCCAAGAAAGGGTTCCCAGTTTACACCTCCACACTATTCTATTGACTTCTATTGGAAGGATTATTGTCCTATGGTCTTCAGGTATTTGTCAATCTTCTCAAGTATATTTGCATGTCAATATTAGCATATAGTTTTAAATTATGacttacatatatttatatattttttggagatCAGTAAAGAGAATTCAATAAAGGGCACCAagggtttggggggggggggtgcttcAATGTACAAACAGCGAGAGACTAACTAATAGTAGAAACAAGAGAAAGAAACAGAAATATATGGTAATTCCATACTTCCATCACCTGTGTGACAGCAtagccaaaaaataaaaataaaaattgtcaaAGTATCCAAAACATACTGTCCATTAAACCAGCTGGTCGAAAGTGATAATCCATCTGTCTGTGAGAGTTGTAAGGGATGTATATGTTTCCTCGATAGCTCTTCTCTTGCTCTTCCTCCactgaacccaaaaaaaaaaaaagaaatggcgAAAGGGATCAAGATCAATGCTTTTTTTTTGCCTATCACAGTTCAATCAAATGACTTCCAGAGGTTCTAGTTTAAAAGCAGTGTGGCAGGGAATTGCATTTGATTGCTAAGAAAATTGTAGATGGAGACTCAAGCATGGATTGAAGCTTGCTTTGATACCCTGTTACGTAATGTTGGAGAGAGAGGATTATGggattttatgtttcttttgaAGCAGAGGGAAAGGTTATTAATGTTGATTGATTGAAATATGCTTCAGTTTGTATATATGAGTTCGTTGGTAGACATAATTCCTTTGTGGTGCTGAATCATGAGGAAATGAAATGGGTTTTGAAACAGATGATTGTGTTTTGATCTGGTCCTTGTCTTGTGATTCTCTCctcttttaatatatttattttgtttaaaaaatgctTTTAAAGTTGAGTTTTTTGTGCACTTTTCTTTTGAATTTCTAACAAACAAAATTCTTTTCATATACATGGTtatgtatgtacatatatttatttcttgtcaatatattcattttaaagGTGTTTTCTTTGTTCTGCACGTGCATGTCAATGTCATTTGGAAATTAGAATTGGCTTTGAAGATTTGAAATAAATCTTAAGATTTGATTTGATTCGTAATTCTTGATAAAAAAAGGATCTGGATTCATGATCTGAATCTGCTTTTACAACTACGGATATAACCTTTATTATGCAATTCATACAACTGCAAGGTCTTAGTATACCTGTGCTTGTGTATCCAGTGTTTAAAAAATGTGACGTTGTGTTacaattttcaaacaaaaattaTAATATACGTGAGATTATATTTCAGGAATTTGAGGGAGATGTTCAAGTTAGATGCTGCAGAATACATGATGTCCATCTGTGGTGATGATGGTTTGAGAGAACTTTCTTCTCCTGGAAAAAGTGGCAGTATTTTCTATCTTTCTCAAGATGATAGGTTTGTGATTAAGACTTTAAGAAGATCTGAACTGAAGGTTTGTATGACAAAATACTGTATTaggatttctttaaaatctattaTGTGTTAATTAAATTTTCCATTCTAGTAATATTAAGTTGTAAGGCAATTCTTATTGAAACTTTTGCCTTGAAAGTGTGGCTTTTGAATCATATCTTTTATATTTAGGGCCTGTTTGGtacatattttgagaaaaatgatTTTGTAGTACAAAATTACATTTATGTTGACAACAATTTATTTGGTTAGAGATTATTGATCTAAAATAAACTTTTAAGAAAGCTTCAACAGTTGATTTTCAGCTTCAAGAATGTGATTTATCAACCATGTCGGTAAAGCTTAGGGTCAAGCTAATTTTGCACTATGAAATCACTTTTAAAAGGAATTTGGCTTAGGTTATCCTTGAGATTGTAATCCCATTTCAAGGCATAAGATACCAAGGAAAATGATAATAGGCAGGCATTAAAAATTATCTATGCCAAATGCTGCCTTAACTGAAAGCTTCCTTAGATGGGCATTTAATATTTTGGGATGCATTTTGCATTTTCTTACCTTTATTATTTGTGAAGTTATATGAAAAATCCAAACATAAAAGAACCAGGTTTCATATGTTTTCAAGTTAACTTTGAGACTTTGAAACTATGAAAATGGTTTATAGATCATTGTCTGCAAAtaccatggttttaaaacccGATCCGGTGACCAACCTGGTTAGGCT from Malania oleifera isolate guangnan ecotype guangnan chromosome 9, ASM2987363v1, whole genome shotgun sequence carries:
- the LOC131164472 gene encoding phosphatidylinositol 4-phosphate 5-kinase 8-like isoform X2, with amino-acid sequence MEISERFEEKVFWNGDVYLGSFRGLLPHSKGKYTWSDGTVYDGDWEEGKMTGKGQIFWSSGATYEGDFSGGYLHGSGTYTKSDGSNYRGVWRMNIQHGFGRKQYSNSDVYEGSWKEGVFEGSGRYDWSTGNTYIGNWKSGKMCGRGVMKWANGDLYDGFWLDGFRHGSGFYRFADGAYYFGTWTRDLKDGPGTFYPAGTKHPSLTTWSSSVGYDVKRRKALSHSSSLNLGESRAPKPSVKRSFSEKFSIGGLLRSSGRISHGSTSVNEDWRHCESAREFSSHDTSCMLSQISNGDQYESQDNSSLVYEREYMQGVLIKEKVRNNVKVSHKSKQQSKFHVRKAGNGSCFDIFGHHQSYYLMLNLQLGIRYTVGKITPVPMREVRSSDFGDRARIRMYFPRKGSQFTPPHYSIDFYWKDYCPMVFRNLREMFKLDAAEYMMSICGDDGLRELSSPGKSGSIFYLSQDDRFVIKTLRRSELKALLEMLLKYYDHVKQHENTLITKFFGLHRITLKGGKKVRFVVMGNMFCTELRIHRRYDLKGSSQGRYTKKCEISGSTTLKDLDLSYEFHMDKSLRESLFKQISLDCMFLESQQIIDYSLLLGLHFRAPEHLKTLHSHGSSPASDGYRFNWV
- the LOC131164472 gene encoding phosphatidylinositol 4-phosphate 5-kinase 8-like isoform X1 codes for the protein MEISERFEEKVFWNGDVYLGSFRGLLPHSKGKYTWSDGTVYDGDWEEGKMTGKGQIFWSSGATYEGDFSGGYLHGSGTYTKSDGSNYRGVWRMNIQHGFGRKQYSNSDVYEGSWKEGVFEGSGRYDWSTGNTYIGNWKSGKMCGRGVMKWANGDLYDGFWLDGFRHGSGFYRFADGAYYFGTWTRDLKDGPGTFYPAGTKHPSLTTWSSSVGYDVKRRKALSHSSSLNLGESRAPKPSVKRSFSEKFSIGGLLRSSGRISHGSTSVNEDWRHCESAREFSSHDTSCMLSQISNGDQYESQDNSSLVYEREYMQGVLIKEKVRNNVKVSHKSKQQSKFHVRKAGNGSCFDIFGHHQSYYLMLNLQLGIRYTVGKITPVPMREVRSSDFGDRARIRMYFPRKGSQFTPPHYSIDFYWKDYCPMVFRNLREMFKLDAAEYMMSICGDDGLRELSSPGKSGSIFYLSQDDRFVIKTLRRSELKALLEMLLKYYDHVKQHENTLITKFFGLHRITLKGGKKVRFVVMGNMFCTELRIHRRYDLKGSSQGRYTKKCEISGSTTLKDLDLSYEFHMDKSLRESLFKQISLDCMFLESQQIIDYSLLLGLHFRAPEHLKTLHSHGSSPASDGATSQGEFLIPPSSLLLVTHEPIFANTLRGSHIRGSTLRAFSVGDQEVDLLVPGAGRLPVQLGVNMPAQASHKLVEDESDSSEVELFGVYDVVLYLGIIDILQEYNMKKKIEHAYKSLHFDPLSISAVDPKFYAKRFIDFLEKVFPDQS